From Hymenobacter sedentarius, a single genomic window includes:
- a CDS encoding transglycosylase domain-containing protein, which yields MRISPSTKRLLIGILGSLAALLLLAFAVFQWKRQQLLTYALGEVKAKVERKYPVILTLGPAQFSGFKTVEIAGLSIVPRATPTDTLLTAKLLEASLSVRSLFAGRPVFSGLEITTARLTPHKTAHGDNYGFLIKKQKASTVPRDTTKGTNYGMLLNQVLETVFDNVPGEASFKDFFVTYYSPHHSALLRLPELSIKNGDISGRLTANIDSVSNELGISGHIEPGDYALSARVFGVGGSVQLPYVPRRFGALVSFDTVLVRLDSKDFDNDDTGGKLTVRGSLAARNFSLYHPKLAADEIEVKRGALDFVATLGRGTAVLEKGSKVTVNKIVLFPELNVRLKPSRAVSINVTSAETPANDFFESLPTGIFDEVRGVKGTGTLTYHLRSSLDMAHVDSLKFDSGLRGKNFKLTSFGDEDLNKLNTPFLHTVYNDKGDSVRTFVVGPPNPDFVPYNEVSPYLIHAITTAEDPRFFTHKGFMEQAFVKSAIQNIKEKRFARGGSTISMQLVKNVFLTRQKTVARKIEEALIVWLLENTRLASKQRMFEVYLNIIEWGPSKYRWPSGKRGVYGVKDAALFYYGKRPSELNLTESLYLASIIPKPKYSRYSFDSYGGLRSSTRYFFRLIANIMATRGLITDTDRENLAYSLNLRGPAKQFMHFAPRPDTSRATAAADSSQFEPLNLIDLLNTGAATPDAGVNSGAPEVEPPKAPK from the coding sequence CGCTTTGGGCGAAGTAAAAGCCAAGGTTGAGCGCAAATACCCGGTGATTCTCACCCTGGGGCCAGCCCAATTTTCGGGTTTCAAAACCGTAGAAATCGCCGGGCTGAGCATCGTGCCGCGCGCTACCCCCACCGATACCCTGCTCACCGCCAAGCTGCTGGAGGCCAGCCTGAGCGTGCGGTCCCTGTTTGCGGGGCGGCCGGTATTCAGCGGGCTCGAAATCACGACGGCTCGCCTCACGCCCCATAAAACTGCCCACGGCGACAACTACGGCTTTCTGATTAAAAAGCAAAAAGCCAGCACCGTGCCGCGCGACACCACGAAGGGCACCAACTACGGGATGCTCCTGAACCAGGTGCTCGAAACGGTCTTCGACAACGTGCCGGGCGAGGCCAGCTTCAAAGATTTTTTCGTCACGTACTACAGCCCACACCACTCGGCGCTGTTGCGCCTGCCCGAGCTTAGCATCAAGAACGGCGACATTTCGGGGCGGCTCACGGCCAACATCGATTCGGTATCAAACGAGCTGGGCATCAGCGGGCACATCGAGCCGGGCGACTACGCCCTGTCGGCGCGGGTGTTTGGCGTAGGCGGCTCGGTGCAGCTGCCGTACGTGCCGCGCCGCTTTGGGGCCCTGGTAAGCTTCGATACGGTGCTGGTGCGGCTGGACAGCAAGGACTTCGACAACGACGATACCGGCGGCAAGCTGACCGTGCGTGGCTCGCTGGCGGCCCGCAACTTTAGCCTGTACCACCCCAAACTGGCGGCCGACGAAATCGAAGTAAAGCGCGGCGCCCTGGACTTTGTGGCCACGCTGGGCCGCGGTACCGCGGTGCTGGAAAAGGGCAGCAAGGTCACGGTAAACAAAATCGTGCTCTTCCCCGAGCTCAACGTGCGCCTGAAGCCCAGCCGGGCCGTCAGCATCAACGTGACGTCGGCTGAGACGCCGGCCAACGACTTCTTTGAATCGCTGCCCACGGGTATTTTCGACGAGGTGCGGGGCGTGAAGGGCACGGGTACGCTCACTTACCACTTGCGCAGCAGCCTGGACATGGCGCACGTCGACAGCCTGAAATTTGATTCTGGCCTGCGCGGCAAGAACTTCAAGCTCACCAGCTTCGGCGACGAAGACCTGAACAAGCTGAACACGCCCTTCCTCCACACCGTGTACAACGACAAGGGCGACTCCGTGCGCACGTTCGTCGTGGGCCCGCCCAACCCCGACTTTGTGCCTTACAACGAAGTCTCGCCCTACCTCATTCACGCCATCACCACGGCCGAGGACCCGCGCTTCTTCACCCACAAAGGCTTTATGGAGCAGGCGTTTGTGAAGTCGGCCATCCAGAACATCAAGGAGAAACGCTTTGCCCGCGGCGGCAGCACCATTTCCATGCAGCTGGTCAAAAACGTGTTTCTGACCCGGCAGAAGACGGTGGCCCGCAAGATAGAAGAAGCCCTGATTGTGTGGCTGCTCGAAAACACGCGCCTGGCCAGCAAGCAGCGCATGTTTGAGGTATACCTGAACATCATTGAGTGGGGCCCGAGCAAGTACCGCTGGCCCAGCGGCAAGCGCGGCGTGTACGGCGTGAAAGACGCGGCCCTGTTCTACTACGGCAAGCGTCCCAGCGAGCTCAACCTGACCGAGAGCCTCTATCTGGCCAGCATCATTCCCAAGCCCAAGTATTCGCGCTACTCATTCGATTCCTACGGCGGCCTGCGGAGCAGCACGCGCTACTTCTTCCGGCTGATTGCCAACATCATGGCCACCCGCGGCCTTATCACGGATACGGACCGCGAAAACCTGGCCTACTCGCTCAACCTGCGGGGCCCGGCCAAGCAGTTCATGCATTTCGCCCCGCGGCCCGATACCTCCCGCGCCACTGCCGCCGCCGACTCCAGCCAGTTTGAGCCCCTCAACCTGATTGACTTGCTCAACACCGGCGCCGCTACGCCCGATGCCGGCGTGAACTCCGGCGCGCCGGAGGTGGAGCCGCCCAAAGCCCCCAAGTAG
- a CDS encoding TerC family protein, with protein sequence MENSPLFWLAFNAFVIGLLLLDLLVFNRKAHEIQLREALSWSAFWVVLSLCFNVLVYRTMGSEAGLQWLTGYLVEKALSVDNLFVFLLIFNYFKVPAQYQHRILFWGVLGALILRGVFILVGGALLAKFHFLIYLLGAFLVYTGIRMGLTGDEPEIDPENNPVVRFLSRHLPITRQLDGGRFFIRRDGLRFATPLFVVLVMVETTDVVFAADSIPAILAITRNTFVVFTSNVFALLGLRAMYFALARMMRVFHHLHYGLSLILVFIGAKILVESFFPIPMPIALGVVGGLLVLSVLASVVWPKKESE encoded by the coding sequence ATGGAAAATTCTCCCCTGTTCTGGCTGGCCTTTAATGCATTCGTAATCGGACTGCTACTGCTCGACTTGTTGGTCTTCAACCGCAAGGCCCACGAAATACAGCTGCGCGAAGCCCTGAGCTGGAGTGCGTTTTGGGTCGTTCTTTCGCTGTGCTTCAACGTGCTGGTGTACCGCACCATGGGCTCCGAAGCCGGGCTGCAGTGGCTCACCGGCTATCTGGTAGAGAAGGCATTGAGCGTCGACAACCTGTTTGTCTTCCTGCTCATCTTCAACTACTTCAAAGTGCCCGCGCAGTACCAGCACCGCATCCTGTTCTGGGGCGTGCTGGGCGCACTCATTCTGCGCGGGGTGTTCATTCTGGTGGGCGGGGCCTTGCTGGCCAAGTTTCACTTCCTGATTTACCTGCTGGGGGCCTTCCTGGTGTACACCGGCATTCGGATGGGCCTGACCGGCGACGAACCCGAAATTGACCCCGAAAACAACCCCGTGGTGCGCTTTCTGAGCCGCCACCTGCCCATTACCCGGCAGCTGGACGGCGGAAGATTCTTCATCCGCCGCGACGGCCTGCGCTTTGCCACGCCCCTGTTTGTGGTGCTGGTAATGGTCGAAACCACCGACGTCGTGTTTGCCGCCGATTCCATTCCGGCCATTTTGGCCATCACCCGCAACACCTTCGTGGTTTTCACCTCCAACGTGTTTGCCCTGTTGGGCCTGCGGGCCATGTACTTTGCCCTGGCCCGCATGATGCGTGTGTTTCACCACCTGCATTATGGCCTCTCGCTTATCCTAGTATTTATTGGAGCCAAGATTCTGGTCGAAAGCTTCTTCCCCATTCCCATGCCCATTGCCCTCGGCGTGGTAGGCGGCCTGCTCGTGCTGAGTGTTTTAGCCTCGGTGGTGTGGCCAAAGAAAGAATCAGAATAA
- a CDS encoding polyprenol monophosphomannose synthase, with product MSEGLVLIPTYNERENAELIIRKVMSLPRDFDVLIIDDGSPDGTAAIVRGLQAEFPGRLFLEERSGKQGLGTAYLHGFRWALAHGYEYVFEMDADFSHNPEDLIRLHDACAYEGYDMAIGSRYIQGVNVVNWPMSRVLMSYFASWYVRLITGMPIRDATAGFKCYTARVLRAIDLDSIRFVGYAFQIEMKWLAYQLGFRIKEVPIIFTDRTRGTSKMSKGIVEEAFFGVLQMKVGSWLHPLKPVGRQAGDAHVS from the coding sequence ATGAGTGAAGGCCTCGTCCTAATTCCTACTTACAACGAGCGCGAAAATGCAGAGCTGATTATCCGCAAGGTGATGTCGTTGCCGCGGGATTTCGATGTGCTGATTATTGATGACGGCTCGCCCGACGGCACCGCCGCCATTGTGCGGGGCCTGCAAGCCGAATTTCCGGGGCGCTTGTTTTTGGAAGAGCGCAGCGGCAAGCAAGGCCTGGGCACGGCCTACCTCCACGGCTTTCGCTGGGCGCTCGCACACGGCTACGAGTACGTGTTTGAAATGGACGCCGACTTCTCGCACAACCCCGAGGACTTGATTCGCCTGCACGATGCCTGCGCCTACGAGGGCTACGACATGGCCATCGGCTCGCGCTACATTCAGGGCGTGAACGTGGTAAACTGGCCCATGTCGCGGGTTTTGATGTCGTATTTCGCCTCCTGGTACGTGCGCCTGATAACGGGCATGCCCATTCGCGACGCCACCGCCGGCTTCAAGTGCTACACCGCGCGGGTGCTGCGCGCCATCGACCTGGACAGCATCCGCTTTGTGGGCTACGCCTTCCAGATTGAAATGAAATGGCTGGCCTACCAGTTGGGCTTCCGCATCAAAGAAGTGCCCATCATCTTCACCGACCGCACCCGCGGCACCTCCAAAATGTCGAAAGGCATCGTGGAAGAGGCCTTCTTCGGCGTGCTGCAGATGAAAGTGGGCAGCTGGCTGCATCCGCTGAAGCCAGTGGGGCGACAGGCGGGCGACGCGCACGTCAGCTAG
- the hemG gene encoding protoporphyrinogen oxidase — MKIAIIGGGISGLTLAWYLQQAGVAYDLFEADARPGGDLLSQHTPEGYLLEAGPNSLQLSTELEELLADLGLSDQIQDSAAVSKHRFVLRGGRYRQLPGSPPTLLTNGFFSLKAKWQLLQELRQPAAQPNAHETVAHFFRRRFGPEIVDYAVNPFMAGIYAGDPERLLLHKTFPQLAALEQEYGSVLRGLTKTGKGAARRRIVTLRAGVQTLTDTLAARLTHYHANTAITGVTRLADGSYQLQLNSSAAAPGYTHLALALPAFAAAALLQPLFPKEAAALAAVQYPPMSVVFSAYDRATVAHPLNGFGALHPKVEGTYAAGSIWTSSIYPERVPAGQVLFTTFVGGAQYEAAANQAEGAQKAAVHAELSRFYGITAAPRWQGRYFWPRSIPQFDEHIVGAHAAALALEPEHILAVANWRAGVSVPDCVRHARRVAGALAASNQVIPAVDLPRQA, encoded by the coding sequence ATGAAAATTGCCATCATCGGCGGCGGCATCAGCGGCCTCACCCTGGCCTGGTACCTGCAGCAGGCCGGCGTGGCCTACGACTTGTTCGAAGCCGATGCCCGGCCCGGCGGCGACCTGCTCAGCCAGCACACGCCTGAGGGCTACCTCCTCGAAGCCGGCCCCAATTCCCTACAGCTGAGCACCGAGCTGGAAGAGCTGCTGGCTGACCTCGGCCTCAGCGACCAGATACAGGACAGCGCGGCCGTGAGCAAACACCGCTTTGTGCTGCGCGGCGGGCGCTACCGCCAGCTGCCCGGCTCGCCCCCCACCCTGCTCACCAACGGCTTTTTTAGCCTGAAAGCCAAGTGGCAGCTGCTGCAGGAGCTGCGCCAGCCCGCGGCCCAGCCCAACGCCCACGAAACCGTTGCCCACTTTTTCCGCCGCCGCTTCGGCCCCGAAATCGTGGACTATGCCGTAAACCCCTTCATGGCCGGCATCTACGCCGGCGACCCCGAGCGCCTGCTGCTGCACAAAACCTTTCCCCAGCTCGCCGCCCTGGAGCAGGAATACGGCTCGGTGCTGCGCGGCCTGACCAAGACGGGCAAGGGCGCGGCGCGCCGGCGCATCGTCACGCTCCGAGCCGGCGTGCAAACCCTGACCGATACGCTCGCGGCCCGGCTCACTCATTACCATGCCAATACGGCGATTACCGGCGTAACTCGCCTCGCCGATGGCAGCTATCAGCTCCAGCTCAACTCTTCAGCAGCCGCTCCTGGCTACACGCACCTGGCGCTGGCTCTGCCCGCTTTTGCGGCGGCCGCCCTCCTGCAGCCGCTATTCCCGAAGGAAGCCGCGGCTTTGGCGGCCGTACAGTACCCGCCCATGAGCGTCGTTTTCTCGGCGTACGACCGCGCAACCGTGGCGCACCCGCTCAACGGCTTCGGGGCGCTGCACCCCAAGGTGGAAGGCACCTACGCGGCCGGCTCCATCTGGACCAGCTCCATTTACCCGGAGCGGGTGCCGGCCGGGCAGGTCCTGTTTACCACGTTTGTGGGGGGTGCGCAGTACGAGGCCGCTGCCAACCAAGCCGAGGGGGCCCAGAAAGCCGCCGTACACGCCGAATTGAGCCGTTTTTACGGCATCACGGCCGCCCCGCGCTGGCAGGGCCGCTACTTTTGGCCCCGCAGCATTCCGCAATTCGACGAGCACATTGTAGGAGCCCACGCGGCCGCTTTGGCCTTGGAACCCGAGCACATTCTCGCCGTGGCCAATTGGCGCGCCGGGGTAAGCGTGCCGGATTGCGTGCGCCATGCCCGGCGCGTAGCCGGGGCTTTAGCCGCTTCAAACCAGGTGATTCCTGCCGTGGATTTGCCGCGACAAGCATAG
- a CDS encoding D-glycero-alpha-D-manno-heptose-1,7-bisphosphate 7-phosphatase codes for MKTKNKAVFLDRDGVLNDEIGDYVWKLDDFVVSPGVPESLARLKAAGYYLVVVTNQAGIAKKLYTAADVLDCHTKLQAACNHALDALYFSDAHPSVSDSIMRKPDSGMFEKAVARFNLDVSQCWIVGDRYRDMEAGEKIGVRGIMVGHTELVDFTPRVADLQAATDIILGAKM; via the coding sequence ATGAAAACAAAGAACAAAGCTGTGTTTCTGGACCGCGACGGCGTCCTGAACGACGAAATCGGCGACTACGTCTGGAAGCTGGACGACTTCGTGGTGAGCCCCGGCGTGCCCGAAAGCCTGGCCCGCCTGAAGGCAGCCGGCTACTACCTTGTGGTGGTGACCAACCAGGCCGGCATTGCCAAAAAGCTCTACACCGCCGCCGACGTGCTCGACTGCCACACCAAGCTGCAGGCGGCCTGCAACCACGCCCTCGACGCCCTCTATTTCAGCGATGCGCACCCCAGCGTGAGCGACTCCATCATGCGCAAGCCCGATTCGGGCATGTTCGAAAAAGCCGTGGCCCGGTTCAACCTCGACGTGTCGCAGTGCTGGATTGTGGGCGACCGGTACCGGGATATGGAAGCAGGCGAGAAAATCGGTGTGCGCGGCATTATGGTGGGCCACACCGAATTGGTAGATTTCACGCCCCGCGTCGCGGATTTGCAGGCCGCCACGGATATTATTCTGGGGGCAAAAATGTAG
- a CDS encoding arginine decarboxylase, producing the protein MDTYHDLISQTFDFPTADFTVQDHELRFHDIDLMALVEKYGTPLRLTYLPKISSQIQRAKQWFADAIAQTNYQGSYSYAYCTKSSHFRFVLEEALKNDIHLETSSWFDISIIRNLHAQGKVDKQKHIICNGFKPEAYKKEIADLINDGFVNCMPIIDAPNEIEYYHDHVREKVNLGMRLASDEEPRFQFYTSRLGIRYADAIPLYEKRIKEDPRFELTMLHYFINTGIKDTSYYWSELSRFVHKYCELRKVCPTLATIDIGGGFPIQTSIQPEYDYPYMVAEILRTIQRICKEEGVPEPNIFTEFGIFTVGESGATIYSILDEKLQNDKELWYMIDGSFITNLPDTWALNQRFIMLAVNGWERGYKRLQLGGLTCDSQDYYNAEKHIYQVFLPERKPTDAQPLYVGFFHTGAYQESLSGYGGIKHCLIPAPQHVILDRAPDGTLIDTVFAPQQEAASMMKILGY; encoded by the coding sequence ATGGATACGTACCACGACCTCATCTCCCAAACCTTCGATTTTCCCACGGCCGATTTCACCGTCCAGGACCACGAGCTCCGCTTCCATGACATCGACCTGATGGCCCTGGTGGAGAAATACGGCACCCCGCTCCGCCTCACGTACCTGCCCAAAATCAGCTCCCAGATCCAGCGGGCCAAGCAATGGTTTGCCGACGCCATTGCCCAAACCAACTACCAGGGCTCGTATTCCTACGCCTACTGCACCAAGTCGTCGCACTTCCGCTTCGTACTGGAAGAAGCCCTGAAAAACGACATCCACCTCGAAACCTCATCGTGGTTCGATATCAGCATCATCCGCAACCTGCATGCCCAGGGCAAGGTCGACAAGCAGAAGCACATCATCTGCAACGGCTTCAAGCCCGAGGCCTACAAAAAGGAAATTGCCGACCTGATTAACGACGGGTTTGTGAACTGCATGCCGATTATCGATGCGCCGAACGAAATCGAGTACTACCACGACCACGTGCGCGAGAAGGTGAACCTGGGCATGCGCCTGGCCTCCGACGAGGAGCCTCGCTTCCAGTTCTACACCTCGCGCCTGGGCATCCGTTACGCCGACGCCATCCCGCTCTACGAGAAGCGCATCAAGGAAGACCCGCGCTTCGAGCTCACCATGCTGCACTACTTCATCAACACCGGCATCAAGGACACGTCCTATTACTGGTCCGAGTTGAGCCGCTTTGTGCACAAGTACTGCGAGCTGCGCAAAGTGTGCCCCACGCTGGCCACCATTGATATTGGCGGCGGCTTCCCCATCCAGACCAGCATCCAGCCCGAGTACGACTACCCCTACATGGTGGCCGAAATTCTGCGCACCATTCAGCGCATCTGCAAGGAAGAAGGTGTGCCCGAGCCCAACATTTTTACGGAGTTCGGCATCTTCACCGTGGGCGAAAGCGGGGCCACCATTTACTCCATCCTGGACGAGAAGCTGCAGAACGACAAGGAGCTGTGGTACATGATTGACGGCTCGTTCATCACGAACCTGCCCGACACCTGGGCGCTTAACCAGCGCTTTATCATGCTCGCGGTTAACGGCTGGGAAAGAGGCTACAAACGGCTGCAGCTCGGCGGCCTCACCTGCGACTCGCAGGACTACTACAACGCCGAAAAGCACATCTACCAGGTGTTCTTGCCCGAGCGCAAGCCCACCGACGCGCAGCCGCTCTACGTGGGCTTCTTCCACACCGGCGCCTACCAGGAAAGCCTGAGCGGCTACGGCGGCATCAAGCATTGCCTCATCCCCGCGCCGCAGCACGTCATCCTCGACCGCGCGCCCGACGGCACGCTTATTGACACGGTGTTTGCGCCGCAGCAGGAAGCCGCCAGCATGATGAAAATTCTGGGATACTAA
- a CDS encoding arginase, with protein sequence MKRIKLLEVRSELGAGTRGASMGIDALRVACLNKGSDYFRRFNSVVVPDLNHVLFDKNPFPFAKHIDAIYTVQKGIANAVEQTLRFGEFPLVLAGDHSSANATIAGIKATYPHKTLGVVWIDAHADIHSPYTTPSGNVHGMPLAAALGQDNLSHQRNQPDPETEFFWRRLKDLGEPGPKLTPNHLVYVVVRDTEEQENAIIDQLGIKNFKLDEFRAKGPRQVAREIYEQLRFCDMVYISFDVDSLDSRFSKGTGTPVELGLDVPEAIALCRALLENDRVVCFEMVEINPTLDSENTMAKNAFNILEAATEAIEQRLRLDEVVSR encoded by the coding sequence ATGAAACGCATCAAATTACTGGAAGTCCGCTCCGAGCTGGGGGCTGGTACGCGCGGCGCCAGCATGGGCATCGACGCCCTGCGCGTGGCCTGCCTCAACAAAGGCTCCGATTATTTCCGCCGCTTCAACTCCGTGGTGGTGCCGGACCTGAACCACGTGCTGTTCGACAAGAACCCGTTCCCGTTTGCCAAGCACATCGACGCCATCTACACCGTGCAAAAAGGCATTGCCAACGCCGTGGAGCAAACGCTGCGCTTTGGCGAATTCCCGCTGGTGCTGGCCGGCGACCACAGCAGCGCCAATGCCACCATTGCCGGCATCAAGGCCACCTACCCGCACAAAACCCTCGGCGTGGTCTGGATAGACGCGCACGCCGACATCCACTCGCCCTACACTACGCCCAGCGGCAACGTGCACGGCATGCCGCTGGCCGCCGCCCTGGGACAGGACAACCTCTCGCACCAGCGCAACCAGCCCGACCCCGAAACCGAGTTCTTCTGGCGCCGCCTCAAGGACCTGGGCGAGCCCGGCCCCAAGCTCACGCCCAACCACCTGGTGTACGTGGTGGTGCGCGATACCGAGGAGCAGGAAAATGCCATCATCGACCAGCTGGGCATCAAGAACTTCAAACTGGACGAGTTCCGCGCCAAAGGCCCGCGCCAGGTAGCCCGCGAGATTTACGAACAGCTGCGCTTCTGCGATATGGTCTACATTTCCTTCGACGTAGACTCCCTGGATTCGCGCTTCAGCAAGGGCACCGGCACGCCCGTTGAGCTGGGCCTCGACGTGCCCGAAGCCATTGCCCTGTGCCGCGCCCTGCTCGAAAACGACCGGGTGGTGTGCTTCGAGATGGTGGAAATCAACCCCACACTCGACAGCGAGAACACCATGGCTAAGAATGCCTTCAACATCCTGGAAGCCGCTACTGAGGCCATTGAGCAGCGCCTGCGCCTGGATGAGGTGGTGAGCCGGTAA
- a CDS encoding alpha/beta hydrolase family protein — protein MLLSRFSFSSKYRFLWLFVALVASPACKNTAPEPAAAAPTAEAPVLTGSTLIGEYSAATLGSRVQGVPLAGSLVRYPIRVYRLTYHTRTPEGTETTASGAVLVPVATMTLPVLSYQHGTLAPSSEGQAPSYYATGSDVWSVVSVLASTGYVVSAPDYLGYGASKSLPHPYEQAASLASASADMLRAAHEFCQQQKVTLNQKNFLLGYSEGGYATMALHKLLEEKYATTLPVTASAPGAGAYHKSAFARYILSATQPLSFLSTYVWVLCTYDRIYALNRPLSFYYQEPYATQLQADPFAAVPSQQAQLFTPAFRQAVLNNSDAPLAATLTANDIYDWQPRAPLALFHGTADDYVPFFNSQDAYDAMQKRGATQVELHPIAGGNHFSSTTEYTLGAYAFISKY, from the coding sequence GTGCTGCTATCCCGTTTTTCCTTCTCTTCCAAATACCGTTTTCTGTGGCTGTTCGTGGCGCTTGTTGCCTCTCCGGCCTGCAAGAACACAGCTCCCGAGCCTGCCGCCGCAGCCCCCACCGCCGAGGCCCCGGTCCTGACCGGCAGCACGCTGATAGGCGAGTATAGCGCCGCCACCCTGGGCAGCCGCGTGCAGGGCGTGCCACTGGCCGGCAGCCTGGTGCGCTACCCCATTCGGGTGTACCGCCTCACCTACCACACCCGCACGCCCGAGGGCACTGAGACCACTGCCTCCGGGGCGGTGCTGGTGCCGGTGGCTACCATGACCCTGCCGGTGCTCAGCTACCAGCACGGCACGCTGGCGCCCAGCAGCGAAGGCCAAGCCCCCTCCTACTACGCCACCGGCAGCGACGTATGGTCGGTGGTGTCGGTGCTGGCCTCGACGGGCTACGTGGTCTCGGCCCCCGACTACCTGGGCTACGGCGCTTCCAAAAGCCTGCCCCACCCCTACGAGCAAGCTGCCTCGCTGGCCTCCGCTTCGGCCGACATGCTGCGGGCCGCCCACGAATTCTGCCAGCAGCAGAAAGTGACCCTGAACCAGAAGAATTTCCTGCTGGGCTACTCCGAGGGCGGCTACGCGACCATGGCGCTGCACAAGCTGCTGGAAGAGAAATACGCCACAACCCTGCCCGTGACGGCCAGCGCGCCCGGCGCGGGCGCCTACCACAAGTCTGCTTTTGCCCGCTACATTCTCAGCGCCACGCAGCCGCTCAGCTTCCTGAGCACCTACGTGTGGGTACTGTGTACCTACGACCGCATTTATGCCCTAAACCGGCCGCTGTCGTTCTACTACCAGGAGCCCTACGCCACCCAGCTGCAAGCCGACCCGTTTGCCGCCGTGCCCAGCCAGCAAGCCCAGCTGTTCACCCCCGCCTTCCGCCAGGCCGTGCTCAATAATTCCGATGCGCCGCTCGCCGCCACCCTCACCGCCAACGACATCTACGACTGGCAGCCCCGCGCCCCGCTGGCGCTGTTCCACGGCACCGCCGATGACTACGTGCCCTTCTTCAACTCGCAGGACGCCTACGATGCTATGCAAAAGCGCGGCGCCACCCAAGTTGAGTTGCATCCCATTGCCGGCGGCAACCACTTCTCCTCGACCACGGAGTACACGCTGGGCGCTTATGCGTTTATCAGCAAGTACTGA